A genomic region of Bacillus sp. 2205SS5-2 contains the following coding sequences:
- the safA gene encoding SafA/ExsA family spore coat assembly protein: MKIHIVQKGDTLWKIAKKYGVDFEEVKKMNAQLSNPDMIMPGMKIKVPTMGGSLKKETQVNYGMKEMPIATHPYTEAKPIKEVPKMQPVKEAPKMPIKEAPVKKYAPKMPMPVIPEIDINNYYTMNMANMQVQQQAPVLPKKPTNVLPAVEKEKPVVEESPESVEMPIQQQPYEHCYPVSPIMPGAGYCPPHGGHPPHQMPYGGYGMPMQQGYPMQHGMPGVENAQMMGYEDESSPYMQGYPGMMPEHGSPQQVAGVQNEMDSPMGMPMYQGYPMGNQNGVPESPIMPETGYGTQEMPMQQGHPMQQGHPMYQGHPMQQGHPMQQGHPMYQGHPMQQGHPMQQGYPMYQGYPMYQGHPMQQGYPMHQGMGMESMDEMHPQQVAGAQDMTGTPPMGMPHQGYPMPMQQGHGMPPQHPMGQPQGYPTPPIMPGAGYEGYPMSKGMGPAGESPGAQGMPMNHGMGGYGMPSNVAGVMDQPGMEEDCGCGPRFNGYMPEGVSPAPYMGPQYYNGPPSLYAPGPFAMPQPYDDDFEG; the protein is encoded by the coding sequence TCGAAGAGGTTAAGAAGATGAACGCACAACTATCTAACCCTGATATGATTATGCCTGGAATGAAAATTAAAGTGCCAACCATGGGCGGAAGCCTAAAGAAAGAAACACAGGTGAATTACGGTATGAAAGAGATGCCTATAGCAACTCATCCATATACAGAAGCTAAACCAATCAAAGAAGTACCGAAAATGCAACCTGTGAAAGAAGCACCAAAAATGCCGATAAAAGAGGCGCCTGTAAAAAAATATGCGCCTAAGATGCCGATGCCGGTCATCCCAGAAATTGATATTAACAATTACTATACGATGAATATGGCTAATATGCAGGTCCAACAACAAGCACCTGTATTGCCGAAAAAGCCAACAAATGTTCTTCCAGCGGTTGAAAAAGAAAAACCGGTTGTTGAAGAAAGTCCTGAAAGTGTTGAAATGCCTATTCAACAACAGCCCTATGAACATTGCTACCCGGTATCACCAATAATGCCAGGTGCAGGCTATTGCCCACCACATGGGGGACATCCACCTCATCAAATGCCATATGGAGGATATGGAATGCCAATGCAACAAGGATACCCGATGCAACATGGAATGCCAGGAGTAGAGAATGCGCAAATGATGGGCTATGAGGATGAATCCTCTCCCTATATGCAAGGCTACCCAGGAATGATGCCTGAACACGGGTCACCGCAGCAAGTAGCCGGAGTGCAAAATGAAATGGATTCACCAATGGGAATGCCGATGTACCAAGGGTATCCAATGGGTAATCAAAACGGTGTACCTGAATCGCCAATAATGCCTGAAACAGGATATGGTACCCAGGAAATGCCGATGCAGCAAGGACACCCAATGCAGCAAGGGCACCCGATGTATCAAGGACACCCAATGCAGCAAGGACACCCAATGCAGCAAGGGCACCCGATGTATCAAGGACACCCAATGCAGCAAGGACACCCAATGCAGCAAGGATACCCGATGTATCAAGGATACCCGATGTATCAAGGACACCCAATGCAGCAAGGATACCCGATGCACCAAGGAATGGGCATGGAAAGCATGGACGAAATGCATCCACAACAAGTGGCGGGTGCTCAAGATATGACAGGCACTCCACCAATGGGGATGCCGCACCAAGGATATCCTATGCCAATGCAGCAAGGACATGGCATGCCACCACAACACCCTATGGGTCAACCACAAGGCTATCCCACTCCTCCAATAATGCCAGGAGCTGGATATGAAGGTTATCCTATGTCGAAAGGAATGGGGCCTGCTGGTGAAAGTCCTGGAGCGCAGGGGATGCCGATGAATCATGGGATGGGAGGCTATGGAATGCCTTCCAATGTTGCTGGGGTAATGGACCAACCTGGAATGGAGGAAGATTGTGGTTGCGGACCAAGATTCAATGGCTATATGCCAGAAGGTGTAAGCCCCGCTCCATATATGGGTCCCCAATATTATAACGGTCCGCCAAGCTTGTATGCACCAGGACCATTTGCAATGCCACAGCCCTATGACGATGATTTCGAAGGGTAA
- a CDS encoding phosphotransferase, whose translation MISKGNWQGDDFDNRLLLFIKKELGTQDVTISKLKNGKWLMEIDENKWFVKEYRSEEHLLTQLLLTNKLDEDEFPFVVKFHPLHFEKTLLFEGNYFALYHWLESTPFYYHQYKDREKALEVLSVFHENTSSYIDELHTYLPSYDLLGKWIRRQREFTENLPFFSLFIPEHMLSSFTYWGTYSLQNLEESKRQWENRQECIVHGDVAHHNFIKSKEENCYLIDFDLIATAPKMVDDLQLSNRFLQAMEWKVESLWQHKSLTSYQTDLPFLYGLIYPTDVYREWNRFRKASHENQRRVWPYLYRMTFQYYHNRMRGVQIIEEMIRTLEEKGK comes from the coding sequence ATGATTTCGAAGGGTAATTGGCAAGGGGACGATTTTGATAATCGTCTCCTTTTGTTTATTAAAAAAGAATTAGGTACACAAGATGTCACAATATCGAAGTTGAAAAATGGAAAATGGTTGATGGAAATCGACGAAAATAAATGGTTTGTCAAAGAATATAGATCGGAGGAACACCTTCTTACACAGTTGCTATTAACCAACAAATTAGATGAGGATGAATTTCCTTTCGTTGTAAAATTTCATCCACTTCATTTCGAAAAAACATTGCTTTTTGAGGGTAATTATTTTGCCTTGTACCATTGGCTAGAGTCCACCCCTTTTTACTACCATCAATACAAAGACAGAGAAAAAGCACTAGAAGTGTTATCTGTGTTTCACGAAAATACATCCTCTTATATTGACGAACTTCACACGTACCTTCCATCGTATGATTTACTTGGGAAATGGATTAGAAGGCAAAGAGAATTTACTGAGAACTTGCCATTTTTTTCGTTGTTTATTCCCGAGCATATGTTATCTTCCTTTACTTATTGGGGAACTTATTCTCTTCAGAACCTAGAGGAATCGAAAAGACAATGGGAAAATCGGCAAGAATGTATTGTCCATGGCGATGTGGCACACCATAATTTTATTAAAAGTAAGGAGGAGAATTGTTACTTAATTGATTTTGATTTAATTGCAACCGCACCAAAAATGGTGGATGATTTACAATTATCGAATCGGTTTTTGCAAGCAATGGAATGGAAAGTAGAGTCCCTATGGCAGCATAAATCCTTAACAAGCTATCAGACCGATTTGCCATTTTTATATGGACTTATATATCCAACCGATGTTTACCGCGAATGGAATCGCTTTCGTAAAGCTAGTCACGAAAATCAAAGAAGAGTTTGGCCCTACCTCTACCGGATGACGTTTCAGTATTATCATAATCGAATGCGTGGCGTGCAGATTATTGAAGAAATGATTAGGACATTGGAAGAGAAAGGGAAATGA
- a CDS encoding YhcN/YlaJ family sporulation lipoprotein gives MRKSPWVSLHFFLSTLVLTGCQAAEQADQSPIPYEPGGIYSNVGHGGDTNDRSDGPVTELYDHSVGKEGQAIREYKRQYLQVKDENGNPMDPKTPLAEEDRSFFARDTDSYPKEPNYHGFWDPISSKAKNSYYTGYHGKLVEKISAAATAVENVEECRAVVDGGYVVIGLDLRKIDPKSQRETRVKVEEAVKPYVKNKIYYIDTNLGNFARIKVIDNDLRGGGPKSSLAKDVKHLINSYH, from the coding sequence ATGAGAAAATCACCATGGGTTTCTCTTCATTTTTTTCTTTCAACTTTGGTTCTTACAGGTTGTCAAGCTGCAGAACAGGCGGATCAAAGTCCAATTCCATATGAACCAGGAGGCATCTATTCCAATGTAGGACACGGGGGAGATACAAATGACCGAAGTGACGGTCCTGTTACTGAACTGTACGATCATTCCGTTGGCAAAGAAGGGCAAGCCATTCGAGAATACAAACGTCAATACTTGCAAGTAAAAGATGAAAATGGTAATCCGATGGACCCCAAAACCCCTTTAGCGGAAGAAGATAGAAGCTTTTTCGCTCGAGATACGGATTCTTATCCTAAAGAGCCAAATTACCATGGTTTTTGGGATCCTATTTCCAGTAAAGCGAAAAATTCTTACTATACTGGCTATCATGGGAAACTTGTAGAAAAGATTAGTGCAGCGGCTACAGCAGTGGAGAATGTAGAAGAGTGCAGAGCGGTTGTGGACGGAGGCTACGTTGTCATCGGACTGGACCTCAGAAAAATTGATCCCAAAAGCCAAAGAGAAACAAGGGTAAAGGTAGAAGAGGCTGTCAAGCCGTATGTGAAAAATAAAATATACTATATTGACACCAATTTAGGGAACTTTGCACGAATAAAAGTAATTGATAATGATCTACGAGGCGGAGGTCCAAAATCATCACTCGCAAAAGACGTTAAGCATTTAATTAATAGTTATCACTAA
- a CDS encoding intercompartmental signaling factor BofC, which produces MTIAFRAVFMILVVVGTIFFAFYQSAFEAKESETNIEEYEAVEVSAHTVTVILERMYLDGETSKEVLTETIWSMEDFWSQYTGWDLVEMNESTVVFQQELDDISPLLKSNGYFGISKEGTLTIFNGKPKQAKVIQSFFQIDVEKLESKTQEELAKGIPIDSKEKYVEVLDSFQTFKKTQ; this is translated from the coding sequence ATGACAATTGCTTTTCGAGCTGTGTTTATGATTCTAGTCGTTGTTGGAACCATTTTTTTCGCCTTTTATCAGTCTGCTTTTGAAGCGAAAGAATCTGAAACAAATATTGAGGAATATGAAGCTGTTGAGGTTTCAGCTCATACAGTAACAGTCATTCTTGAGAGAATGTACTTAGATGGTGAAACTAGCAAAGAGGTATTAACTGAAACGATTTGGTCTATGGAAGACTTTTGGTCACAATATACAGGCTGGGATTTAGTGGAAATGAATGAAAGCACAGTGGTTTTTCAACAAGAACTTGACGATATCTCTCCTTTGTTAAAAAGCAATGGGTACTTTGGGATTTCTAAAGAGGGGACACTTACCATCTTCAATGGGAAGCCTAAACAAGCTAAGGTGATTCAATCATTTTTTCAAATTGATGTTGAGAAATTAGAAAGCAAAACACAAGAGGAACTCGCGAAGGGGATTCCTATAGACTCGAAAGAAAAGTATGTGGAAGTACTAGATAGCTTTCAAACATTCAAAAAAACCCAATAA
- the ruvA gene encoding Holliday junction branch migration protein RuvA has translation MYEYIKGTVHFVGPEYVVIENGEIGYKMYTPNPFSFSPHQNQSVQVYTYQHVREDVLALYGFLSREEKLLFMKLLNVSGIGPKGALAILASGEVSSVITAIENENESFLVKFPGVGKKTARQMILDLKGKLQDVVPDFFPNLFQPELEDNSSMRVDLEEAILALKALGYSERELKRIEPKLGKESLNTNGYIKKGLQLLLGQ, from the coding sequence TTGTATGAATATATAAAGGGGACTGTCCACTTTGTTGGGCCGGAATATGTGGTTATTGAAAATGGTGAAATTGGGTATAAAATGTATACTCCAAATCCTTTTTCTTTTTCGCCACATCAAAATCAGTCCGTTCAAGTCTATACATATCAGCATGTTCGTGAAGATGTGCTTGCATTATATGGATTTTTATCAAGAGAAGAAAAACTCCTCTTTATGAAGCTATTAAATGTTTCAGGCATAGGACCAAAAGGAGCTTTAGCTATTTTGGCTTCTGGTGAAGTTTCATCGGTCATAACCGCCATTGAAAATGAGAATGAATCCTTCCTTGTTAAATTTCCTGGAGTAGGGAAAAAGACGGCAAGGCAGATGATTCTAGACTTAAAAGGCAAGTTGCAAGATGTTGTACCTGATTTCTTTCCAAATTTATTTCAACCAGAATTGGAAGACAACAGTTCTATGAGAGTTGACTTGGAAGAAGCTATTTTAGCTTTAAAAGCACTCGGATATTCGGAAAGAGAGCTAAAAAGGATTGAACCCAAATTGGGGAAAGAATCCCTTAACACAAACGGTTATATTAAAAAAGGCTTGCAGCTTCTATTAGGGCAATAA
- the ruvB gene encoding Holliday junction branch migration DNA helicase RuvB: protein MDDRIVSNDVEVGEVNFEQSLRPQTLKQYIGQDKVKKNLEVFIEAAKLRQETLDHVLLYGPPGLGKTTLAAVIANEMEVQLRTTSGPAIERPGDLAAVLTALEPGDVLFIDEIHRLQRSIEEILYPAMEDFCLDIVIGKGPSARSVRLELPPFTLVGATTRAGSLSAPLRDRFGVLSRLEYYEEAQLHDIVVRTADILNTTITVEAAGEIARRSRGTPRIANRLLRRVRDFAQVRGDGTITTSLAQLALDLLQVDSLGLDHIDHKLLLAIIERFKGGPVGLDTIAASIGEESHTIEDVYEPYLLQIGFLQRTPRGRMVTDLVYRHFNLEVPKLE from the coding sequence ATGGATGATCGAATTGTTTCTAATGATGTAGAAGTAGGAGAAGTAAATTTTGAACAGTCACTTCGACCACAAACTTTAAAGCAGTATATCGGTCAAGATAAAGTGAAGAAAAATCTTGAAGTGTTTATTGAGGCAGCTAAACTCCGACAAGAAACACTTGATCATGTACTGCTTTATGGTCCCCCAGGCTTAGGGAAAACGACACTTGCTGCTGTTATTGCTAATGAAATGGAAGTTCAGCTCAGAACAACTTCAGGACCTGCCATCGAAAGACCAGGTGACTTAGCTGCGGTCTTAACAGCTTTAGAACCAGGAGACGTTCTCTTTATTGACGAAATTCACCGTTTGCAGCGCTCCATTGAAGAAATTCTCTACCCCGCAATGGAAGATTTTTGTTTGGATATTGTGATTGGAAAAGGACCCAGTGCCCGTTCTGTTCGACTTGAATTGCCTCCGTTTACTTTAGTAGGAGCTACTACAAGAGCAGGGTCATTATCAGCTCCGCTTCGTGATCGATTCGGAGTTTTAAGCCGACTTGAGTATTACGAGGAAGCTCAGCTACATGACATCGTGGTAAGGACCGCCGATATTTTGAATACGACGATCACCGTTGAAGCGGCAGGAGAGATTGCAAGAAGATCAAGAGGAACACCCCGTATCGCCAATCGCCTACTTCGACGCGTTCGCGATTTTGCTCAAGTAAGAGGTGATGGGACGATTACGACTTCTCTTGCTCAACTGGCCCTGGATTTACTTCAAGTTGATTCTTTGGGATTGGACCATATTGATCATAAACTCCTTCTGGCCATTATTGAGCGTTTTAAAGGGGGACCTGTTGGTCTTGATACCATTGCCGCAAGTATTGGAGAAGAGTCTCATACGATAGAAGATGTGTATGAACCATATTTATTGCAAATAGGGTTTTTACAACGCACTCCTAGGGGAAGAATGGTTACAGATTTAGTTTATCGCCATTTTAACCTGGAGGTGCCTAAACTTGAGTAG
- a CDS encoding DUF2905 domain-containing protein, which yields MSSLPKALMAFGAIVFIVGFLLYFTKLGRLPGDIVFKRENSTFYFPVVTSILVSIILSIIFYVVGRLK from the coding sequence TTGAGTAGTTTGCCAAAAGCACTAATGGCGTTCGGTGCGATAGTATTTATTGTAGGTTTTTTACTGTATTTTACAAAGTTAGGAAGATTGCCAGGGGATATTGTGTTCAAGAGAGAAAATAGTACCTTCTATTTTCCTGTCGTCACGTCTATCCTGGTCAGCATTATCCTATCCATAATTTTTTATGTAGTTGGAAGGTTAAAATAA
- the queA gene encoding tRNA preQ1(34) S-adenosylmethionine ribosyltransferase-isomerase QueA produces the protein MRVEDFDFYLPEEQIAQVPLEKRTESKLMVLNKDDGSMQHTVFKHIIDYLQEGDCLVLNDTRVLPARLFGEKEGTGANIEVLLLKQEEEDVWETLVKPAKRIKEGSVIRFGDGKLTARCVGIKEHGGRLLQFSYEGIFYEILEELGEMPLPPYIREKLDEQGRYQTVFARERGSAAAPTAGLHFTEELLEAIRLKGVHITFITLHVGLGTFRPVSVESIEEHEMHAEFYQVTDGTAQLLNEVKQNGGNIITVGTTSTRTLETIASKHNGLFAAESGWTDIFIFPGYNFKGIDGMITNFHLPKSTLIMLVSALAGQENVMQAYSQAVKSGYRFFSFGDAMLVR, from the coding sequence GTGAGAGTCGAGGACTTTGATTTTTATTTACCAGAAGAACAGATTGCGCAAGTTCCTTTAGAAAAGCGAACAGAGAGCAAACTAATGGTACTAAACAAAGATGATGGTAGCATGCAACACACTGTTTTTAAGCATATTATTGATTACCTCCAAGAAGGAGATTGTCTCGTCTTAAATGACACGCGGGTATTACCAGCACGTTTATTTGGAGAAAAAGAAGGTACAGGGGCTAATATTGAAGTTCTTCTACTAAAGCAAGAAGAGGAAGATGTGTGGGAAACACTCGTCAAACCAGCGAAACGGATAAAAGAAGGAAGTGTTATTCGTTTTGGTGACGGAAAGCTTACCGCACGGTGTGTAGGAATCAAAGAGCACGGTGGAAGACTGCTTCAATTTTCTTATGAAGGAATCTTTTATGAGATTTTAGAAGAATTAGGTGAAATGCCCCTTCCGCCTTATATTCGCGAAAAGCTTGATGAGCAGGGTCGCTATCAAACGGTATTTGCACGTGAACGTGGTTCTGCTGCCGCTCCAACAGCAGGCCTCCACTTCACAGAAGAGCTGTTAGAAGCGATTCGATTAAAAGGGGTACATATTACTTTTATTACTCTTCATGTCGGTCTAGGTACGTTCAGGCCAGTTTCAGTTGAGAGTATTGAAGAGCATGAAATGCATGCGGAGTTTTATCAAGTTACCGATGGAACTGCTCAACTTTTAAATGAAGTCAAGCAAAATGGTGGCAATATCATTACCGTCGGAACCACTTCTACTCGGACCTTAGAGACGATTGCTTCAAAACATAATGGCCTATTTGCTGCAGAGAGTGGCTGGACAGATATATTTATATTTCCAGGTTACAATTTTAAAGGGATAGATGGAATGATAACGAATTTTCATTTGCCAAAATCTACACTCATAATGCTTGTAAGTGCCTTAGCAGGCCAGGAAAATGTTATGCAAGCTTACTCCCAAGCAGTGAAGAGCGGTTATCGCTTTTTTAGCTTTGGGGATGCCATGTTAGTGCGATAA
- the tgt gene encoding tRNA guanosine(34) transglycosylase Tgt, translating into MSAIRYELIKTCKQTGARLGRVHTPHGSFETPVFMPVGTLATVKTMSPEELKAMDAGIILSNTYHLWLRPGHDIIKEAGGLHKFMNWDRAILTDSGGFQVFSLSEFRKIEEEGVHFRNHLNGDKLFLSPEKAMEIQNDLGSDIMMAFDECPPYPAERDYMKRSVERTSRWAERCLKAHQRPSDQGLFGIVQGGEYEDLRKQSVQDLVSMDFPGYAVGGLSVGEPKDVMNRVLEFTTPHLPSHKPRYLMGVGSPDSLIDGSIRGIDMFDCVLPTRIARNGTLMTSEGRLVVKNAKFARDFRPIDENCDCYTCKNYSRAYVRHLIKSDETFGLRLTTYHNLHFLLKLMEQVRQAIREDRLGDFKEEFFERYGFNRPDAKNF; encoded by the coding sequence ATGAGTGCAATACGCTATGAATTGATTAAAACATGCAAACAAACTGGTGCCCGACTAGGTCGTGTTCATACACCACACGGATCATTTGAAACACCTGTTTTTATGCCAGTCGGAACACTTGCTACAGTCAAAACTATGTCTCCAGAAGAATTAAAAGCGATGGATGCCGGCATTATTTTGAGTAACACTTATCATTTATGGCTCAGACCAGGTCATGATATTATCAAAGAGGCTGGTGGACTACATAAATTTATGAATTGGGACCGTGCGATTTTAACTGATTCGGGTGGATTCCAAGTTTTTAGTTTAAGTGAGTTCCGTAAGATAGAAGAAGAGGGCGTACATTTTCGTAATCACCTCAATGGGGACAAATTGTTCCTAAGTCCTGAAAAAGCGATGGAAATTCAAAATGACTTAGGCTCCGATATTATGATGGCCTTTGATGAATGTCCTCCGTACCCTGCAGAACGAGACTATATGAAACGTTCTGTAGAACGGACTTCTCGCTGGGCAGAAAGATGCTTAAAAGCTCATCAACGCCCTTCAGATCAAGGGTTATTTGGAATCGTGCAAGGTGGGGAATACGAAGACTTGCGGAAACAAAGTGTTCAAGATCTCGTTTCAATGGATTTTCCTGGATACGCTGTAGGAGGGTTATCTGTTGGTGAACCAAAAGATGTCATGAATCGTGTGTTAGAGTTCACAACACCACATTTGCCATCCCATAAACCACGTTATTTAATGGGTGTGGGATCACCAGACTCATTAATTGATGGATCAATCAGAGGAATCGATATGTTTGACTGTGTGCTTCCGACACGAATTGCTCGTAATGGAACGTTAATGACAAGTGAGGGAAGACTAGTAGTTAAAAATGCAAAATTTGCTCGTGATTTCCGTCCAATTGATGAAAATTGTGATTGTTATACTTGTAAAAACTATAGTCGTGCCTATGTTCGACATTTAATAAAAAGTGATGAAACATTCGGATTACGTTTAACGACTTATCATAATCTTCATTTTCTGTTAAAATTAATGGAGCAAGTCCGACAAGCGATTCGTGAAGATCGCTTAGGTGATTTTAAAGAAGAGTTTTTTGAACGTTACGGGTTCAATCGCCCTGATGCCAAAAACTTCTAA
- the yajC gene encoding preprotein translocase subunit YajC, producing the protein MATLINLSPIILMFVLFYFLLIRPQQKRQKTTAQMQNDLQKGDKIVTIGGLHGTVDAIDEGKVVILCGDKMRLTYDRNAIREVVEKNKTI; encoded by the coding sequence TTGGCTACACTAATTAACTTATCACCGATTATTTTAATGTTTGTGTTATTTTATTTCTTACTAATTCGCCCGCAACAAAAGCGACAAAAGACAACAGCACAAATGCAAAATGATCTTCAAAAAGGAGATAAAATTGTCACAATTGGTGGACTACATGGTACTGTCGATGCAATTGACGAAGGCAAAGTGGTAATCTTATGTGGAGATAAAATGCGTCTTACATATGACCGTAATGCAATCCGTGAAGTAGTAGAAAAAAACAAAACAATTTAA
- a CDS encoding TIGR04086 family membrane protein, with amino-acid sequence MEVKKMSGAVLYGVGTILGVVIIVSAVFATILRFTSLDENSISLFITILSFLTLFIGGFITGGKAKEKGWLFGALTGGLFTLAVFMFQYLGYDKLFSMDQIIYHSCFTVTAMMGGILGVNVSGGKQE; translated from the coding sequence ATGGAAGTTAAGAAAATGAGCGGAGCGGTTTTATACGGAGTAGGAACGATATTAGGTGTGGTGATTATCGTTTCGGCTGTTTTTGCGACAATTCTACGGTTTACCAGTCTCGATGAAAATTCTATTTCGCTCTTTATCACCATTTTATCTTTTTTGACTTTATTTATTGGCGGATTTATCACAGGCGGTAAGGCGAAAGAAAAAGGTTGGTTGTTTGGAGCCTTAACAGGAGGTCTATTTACTTTAGCCGTTTTTATGTTTCAATATTTAGGATATGACAAGCTTTTTTCAATGGACCAAATCATTTACCACAGCTGTTTCACGGTAACGGCAATGATGGGTGGAATATTAGGAGTAAATGTGAGCGGCGGAAAACAAGAATAG
- a CDS encoding ArsB/NhaD family transporter has protein sequence MMAYLVGLIFICTYIFLISEKWNRVLASLSGGVGMLLIGAYSIEKALFTYIDWKTITLLFSMMLIVTVTSKTGFFEYVAILLAQLVGGNGVALLIVFSLLSAVGSAFLANVTIAMLLVPILFTLIRILNLPSMPFLIMMILACNIGGAATLIGDPPNMMIGQAVPHFTFNAFLVNLVPVVSVILLLTISFLSFLYRNNLYVSPQDQLKLKGLNAKSYIKKENGLIVSLSVLVMVLVGFGLHPILHLDVTTVSLAGAVLLLGLLEKKFKPEEVLEEIEWGTLFFFIGLFLLVGGLEESGFIDEIAREILRLTEGDMKKTAFVILWGTGILSGVIDNIPFVAAMIPVIEEFQEFGMVNMDPLWWSLALGACLGGNATLLGSSSNLVIVGLAAKENVWLQFKEYLIVGVPVTLLSLVISTFYIYFMYIKPFF, from the coding sequence ATGATGGCTTATTTGGTCGGTTTGATTTTTATCTGCACCTACATTTTCTTGATTTCAGAAAAATGGAATCGAGTTCTTGCATCTTTATCTGGTGGGGTAGGGATGCTTCTCATTGGAGCGTATTCTATTGAGAAAGCCTTATTTACATACATTGATTGGAAGACCATTACATTATTGTTTTCTATGATGCTAATTGTTACCGTAACAAGTAAAACAGGCTTTTTTGAATATGTAGCAATTCTTCTTGCTCAACTCGTAGGAGGAAATGGTGTGGCTTTGTTAATTGTCTTTTCACTGCTTTCAGCTGTTGGTTCTGCGTTTTTAGCCAATGTGACAATTGCAATGCTTTTAGTACCTATTTTATTTACACTCATCCGGATTTTGAATCTTCCATCGATGCCATTTCTCATCATGATGATTTTAGCTTGTAATATTGGTGGAGCAGCTACCCTAATTGGTGACCCTCCCAATATGATGATTGGTCAGGCTGTGCCTCACTTTACCTTTAATGCATTTTTAGTAAATCTTGTTCCGGTTGTTAGTGTGATTTTATTGCTTACCATTTCATTTTTGAGTTTTCTTTATCGAAATAACTTATATGTTTCTCCACAAGACCAATTAAAATTAAAAGGATTAAATGCTAAATCTTATATAAAAAAAGAAAATGGATTGATTGTTTCGCTATCGGTTCTGGTAATGGTGCTAGTGGGATTTGGTTTACACCCTATTTTGCATTTAGATGTGACAACCGTGAGCTTAGCAGGAGCAGTCCTCCTTCTAGGACTTCTTGAAAAAAAGTTTAAGCCAGAAGAAGTATTGGAAGAAATTGAATGGGGAACATTATTCTTCTTTATCGGTCTCTTTTTGCTTGTAGGAGGTTTAGAGGAATCCGGTTTCATTGACGAAATAGCGAGAGAAATATTAAGGCTTACAGAAGGAGATATGAAAAAGACAGCTTTTGTAATTTTATGGGGAACTGGCATTCTCTCTGGAGTGATTGATAATATTCCATTTGTCGCTGCAATGATCCCTGTAATAGAGGAATTTCAAGAGTTTGGGATGGTTAATATGGATCCGCTTTGGTGGTCGCTTGCCCTTGGCGCTTGTTTAGGTGGCAACGCTACTCTTTTAGGGTCCTCCTCTAATCTTGTCATCGTCGGACTAGCTGCTAAAGAGAATGTATGGCTTCAATTTAAAGAATATTTAATCGTAGGAGTTCCCGTTACCTTACTTTCGCTAGTCATTTCTACTTTTTATATCTACTTTATGTACATAAAGCCATTTTTTTAG